The region CTTATAAACGGCTATGGGAGAAGGTATAAGCGTCTGAAGAGAGCGTTCCATTTCGCTCACTGGTCGCGCTGGATCTGAAAAAATTACAGTTCTTTCGTTAACAATCTTTTCTGGATTTAATTCCAAAGCATCACCCTGAATAAACTTTGTTTCGTTGCCTTCGAACTCCTGTGCATTGAGTTGGCAAAAGCGGTATCTTACAGGGTCCTTTTCCACCCCAATTGTCTTTATTGTATGTTCTGAGAAAATTAGATCCTGGATGCCTGATCCGGAGCCTAAGTCAAGAACTTCAAATCCATCAAGTCGCTTCGTCCTATATTCAGCAATAGATTCTGGGGTAGAGTAACTTGCCAGGTACTTATCGACCCATAATCGATTCCAGTTGCGAAATTTCTTTGAAATTGCTATTCTTGCGGTGGCTATCTCAAATAATAGATCAAATACGTATGACTGGACTTTTTCGACCTGCTTCAGATAGCTGTAATTATATCCATTCCTTAATGCGTCTATGTACTTATCAATGATATCGTTAGCTTTTTCTTTCTTTGATTGATCTTTTAATAGCGTATCAAGATAAACAGATAGCTTAGACTTTTTTACTTGCATGATTCTTTAACTTCCTCAAGCTCGTGATGGATTCCTTATTCCAACGGGTTTAATATTCGTTTACTGCATTTACATTATTTAATGCCGGATACATCCATTAAAGCCAACTTAATGCAACTCATCTCTTGGCCGTATCTTGAAGTGTTGTGTACAAGACTGTAAGGGCAAAGATTTCACGGCATTTTTTATACATATTTATTGAATTTGCTGCAGTTTTACCACTGAATAATTATTTGTGTGCCTTTTGCCAAGTTAACACTGCAAGTCACGAATCAATTTATACGCTGTTAATATCTACTTTAAGTGAGATCATTTAAGTTGGACAAGCTCGATTATGATATCCTGGATATCATTGAAAAAGATTGCACTATGACATACAATGAAATAGCTAAGAAAACAGGAAAAAATCTCTGGACAGTAAGAGATAGAATGAACCTGCTAAAACAAAGGGGTATCCTTAAGGGATGCAATGCTAACATTGATTATTCGAAGATCGGACTTAGTTGCAGGGCAGCAATAAATTTCAACGTGCCCGCAGATAGAATCGATGAGTTTGTAGAATTTGCAAAGAAAGAGAAACGCATAAAGAAACTTATAATCACTACAGGCGCGAGACGATTTACTATTCACATAGTGGGTGAAGAATGTGGAGAAGTAAGAAATTATGCAAGGGCGTTGCTTCCTGAATTTGGGATATATGATGTAGATTTTGAAGTGATCCTGGACGAAATCCCGTGATTGTATGCTCTGAGTGAGCAAACCGGCACTTATACTATGGCGATTGAACCACAATTTTTGCTGCGTGTTAATAACTGCGCAGTAAATTTTTGCCAGATATTGTTTAGTAAGGTGGTATTATGTGCCTTTCATGACGGATGAAATGGAAGAAATAGAACGGTTTGCGAAGTCCACGCTTGGTGGAATGCCAGAGGTTATAAAACTTCTTGGGCGTCACAATGTTGAAATGGCTAAGGAACAATTCAGAGAAAACATGACGATGTATCTTGGTAGAACGGCTCTTCAAAAAAAGATGCTGGCCCTGACGGCGCTTTCAGTTTCCCTGGTAAATGGTCAGGCAGACTCTGCTATGATACACTTTAGGCTTGCAAGGAAATTTAATGCAGGAATGCTGGAAATACTTGATTCAATAAAAGTTGCAAAGATGGTACTAATGTCCTCAACTATGTCGGTCATGGACGCGATAAAGCCGATAGTAATGGAGCGAGGAAAATCATCCACGGGAAGCTCGGAATTAAAGAAAATTCTCAGTCAGCTTCAAACCGAATCTGGGCTAACATCGCCTCCCCAGAATCTGGTCGCTCTTTCCTCAATCTCATTCGGATTATTTGAGGAGCATCTCAAGGAGAAGGCTGAACTTCTATCGCCTTTTGCGGTTGATCAGAAGGATATTTTCCTCATGGCGTTTGCTGATAGCGTTTCAATAAGGTATGAGGAATGTGCAAAGACTTACCTGGTTCAGTTTTTCAGAAAAGGCGGAACTAAGGAAGAGATGGAAGATGCATTGTATCTTACAAGATTTGTCACAGGTAACAAAGCCTTGACCGCTTCAATGGAGATCCTTAAGTGGTAAAGGATTTTATGCTGCACAATAACAGAGGAAAGATAGAATGAGAAAAAGTATATTGAACCTCTTTGGTTCGGAATGGTTTGGGATGGCGATATCTACGCTTGCGCTTGCTCAGGTTTACATCCTTGCTTTTGGAGAGACGAAAAGCTTCTGGTACAATTATATTGCAGAAGGCCTTTCTTTATTTGGAATTGCTATATTTATAGTGATCTTTTCTATCTGGGTATTGCGAGCTTTCGTCCTAAGGGACAGGGTCTTTTCACATTGGAACAATCTTACTAGGCTGAGTTTCACGGCCCTTATACCTATTATTGGTTTTGTTGCAAATTATCAGCTCATATACTTTTTTGGGTTGTCAAGCTGGACAGCGAATCTTTCTGCAGTAAATTTCTATGGTGAATATCTCTTTGCACTCGTTCTAGGCGTCCTTCTTGGATACAGACTCTATACGAAGGAAATAGATCCGCGTGAGATGAATTATGCCATAGTTATCCCGCCACTTGCAATCGGAACAAGCGTCTTCCTGGCAACCCCTCTGATGGGATTCTATGGAGGTTTAGAGGCACAGGCAATGTATTTTCTCGTTTTGATGGGCTTGGGGATATTCTTCTTCCTGTACATCTTTATCGGATCACTTGCATTAGCTGGACACGTCGCAACGAAGGAACGGGGTACACTCCCAACAACAATGCTGCCTGTGGGAATAGCAAGTCTCATAATTATTAACTTATTTTCAATTTCTGGATTTCGCGTGATTGATAACATTACACTTTCAATGCCGACCGTTGAACTTCTTTCAGTGCTTCTCTGGGGATTTGAAGTCTGGAATTTCCTTGTAGTCCTAATACTGATATTCATGAAACCGGCTAAAGGAACACTTAGCGTATGGGCATATGGATTCCCACTGGGGCTTTTTGCGACATCCACTGTAAGGCTTTTGGGTTTCACAAAGTTTCCAGTGCTGTTATGGGCGTTTGTCGGAATATCGGCTGCACTGAATATATTGTGGGTTTATGCGTGGATAAATACTGGATTTTTCTTGAAATCTAAAATGCACGAAGAGCGCGTGGAGAAAAAAGCTATTCCGTTAAGCAAGAGCGGGAGCAACTAAAAGTGAAGTATGCGGGGTAAGAGTAACAGACACAGAACTCGGTGAAAAACTGCATCTGCCGTTTGCTGATAACACACCCTTCCTTTTTCTAAATTGTGTATTCCAGTTAACTCTCACCGATTAGGTGAAATGAATATTTTCGAGGATTAATTCTGCACCAAATAAGATCTTTCTATAAATATTCCTTCCAGGATAGAAATTGAGATCTAGTTAATGAAAGTGATAATGTCATATTACAATATGCGTGGTATCATTGATTACCAATGCGGCAATTATGCCTGCTTTTTGTTTTTTATCGCCTATTTCTATATCTCTTGAATAGACAACAACATCCCAATAACCCTGATTTAATTTTGCGGATGCAATCCTAGCTGGTCCTTCTATATCCAAATCTTTAAGGTGCCTTTCAACAATGAGTCTCACATCTTTAACGTCCATCTGGATTTCTTGACCCATGGTATATATGTTATAGTAAGTTTAATAAACATTATTTTGGATTCTAATCAATAGATTTTCTCTTGAAAATACAATATGAGAGGAAAGTTTAAGCATTGAAAAATATAATTATCTTCAAGATATTATATTTATTGGCCCGACCGGATTTATTCAACATATTGAGAGACTATTGGGTCACTCAGAGTTTCAACTGAAGCGCAAAGGTTTATACCTATTATTCTATTATAAAAGTAATGCGATTTACAGTAGTCATGGAGAAGGATGAAGATGGAATATATGTGGTTACAGTTCCAGCTTTGCCTGGGTGCATATCTGACGGGCGCACGGTAGAAGAGGCCATGTCAAACATTGACGACATGAATGCAGATGGAGAGGCCATTCCCCACGATATTGATATCATTGGAAACATTGAACTCAATGCCTAAACTTCCCTCTATTTCTGGAAAAGATACCGTGAAAGCTCTCTCTAAAGTTGGATTTAGATTCAGGAGACAGGTTGGAAGTCATATGATACTGAAGAGGGAATCAGATGGAAAGAGGGTGGCAATTCCAAACCATGATGAATTGCCAAAGGGCACTCTCAGAGCAATAATTAGGCAGTGCGATCTTACTGTAGAGGAATTCATAAAGTTACTGTAAACTGTAGTAATCTTATAACTGCAGATATTTTGCAAGGTCCTCATGAATATTTGTGCAAAACTCGGTTTTTAATTTATGAAGGAGGGTAGAAGCAAGTCATTCGATTGGTATCAACAGAAAAAGTTCTTTCTCGCTCCTATAGAATTCAATAATGTACCTTTCAGGATCAACTAAATTATCAGCAGATACTTTATCGATGATTAACGGTATCTGACCCAGGTTTTTCTTCCAGTCTGCAATTCTTTCTCTGACATATTTTCCTTTTGGTAAATCTACTTCCTGGAGTCCGGGGGCGTTTATATTATCGCCATCTTCAATTTTAACACACGCTAAATAAGTTAGTTTGTTATTTTCCAGTTTCGATAACCCATAGAACTTTTTCTTCTTTAGTGTGGAGAGATTATTCTCCAGCAGATCAAACGTCTGTTCAGCAGTTAGAGGACCTTTGAGAGATTTGAGGCACATTAGATTTAGGTTAGAACTAAGTTCGTATTTCATGAATATCATCTTTGGATTGGATTTTTATATATCACATTTTCCAGCTATTTTGTGAGAATTTTTCACCTTTCGGTAATAATTATAACCGAAATCGCTATAAGGCATGAGAAAGAAAAGGTAAACTGCATGAGAGATTACACCAGTGAGGAGAAATTATTTTCAGCTCTTGCATCTTCTGTAAGACTTAAAATTCTGGACTCAATTTCCAATGGATTTGCAAATCCTGGAGAGATTGCAGAAAAACTCAACAGGCATCGTTCGTCAATCGAAAAACATTTGAACATCCTGGTTGTTGCAGGAATAATAGAAAAAGAGCCTTCGCTGAACAAAAAGGGTCAATTATCAGTCAAATACAGGATTAAGGCCGATTTGTCAGAATTGCTTTCATTTGCCAACGGGATTATTAAAGTACAGAACGGGAACTAAAATCATTTCGTAAGGGAAATGCCCTAAGTTCAATTTCTCCCTAAGATAAACATGGTTCTGGAACGTTGAATTAATTTGAGGATGGTGCGGAGATTTAGTGTTGCATATGGTGGAACTAATAATTAACTTGATGTTGACTGTGAGCTTGTTAGCTAAATCGTCAAATCCTCTTTTTACTCATAAGAAAGCAAGACTCATTTATATCTGTAAATGGGCTCGACCAGACTTTATTATAGGTGTAATCAAGTCCAAGATGGAATGTGTAAACCCAATTGCAATAGTTACCGCAAAACACCCGTTATATCTACGGTTTCTGGGTTTTATCTTTAAATTCACGAGACATGTGTGGAAGACGGCCATAGATGAAGAATGCCGAAATTATAGTGAATGAGGACAGAATGAACAGAATGAGGAAAGATTCCTGTATAGCAGAAGACATTGCTATGGCATTAATTCCGTATTTGCCTGGATTCGTAGAAGTCACATGGCTCATCAAGTCCAGTTCTTTATATCTAGAATAGATAAATGCAGTCAGGATAGAGAGGATAACGCTTCCTCCCATATTGCCCATAAATTGTACAATAGAACTTGACGCACCAATATCACGTGGTTCTGCTGAGTACTGCGCCGAAAGAGTTGTGGCAGCCATCGTAAATCCAATGCCAAAGCCTATGGGGATCAGCCCCTCCACCAAGCCTAAGACAGGAAATGGGCCCACAAATATATAGGGTTGTATACTCGGCGACATTTTTAGAAGGGGCAGAAACCCCAGTGCCATGCAAATCGTCCCGACAATGCAAAAAAACCTGTAAGATAGCTTTGGCAATAAAATCCCTCCAAGCATTGACCCCATCACCATTGGAACGACGAAACCGTACAGAACGTTTCTGAGCATATTTGATGTCCCGAAAAGAACCTCCGTTACAAATATGGCGATGAATGTGCTAAGGGAAAAAAGAACTCCGCCACGAAAGAAACTAAGAAAACTGTCTGAAACTATCGTTTTATGCCTGAACATTCTGAGAGGTATAACCGGCTCTTCCGCAACCTGCATTTCCACTAGCAAGAAGAAGGCCAATAATATCAGGCCGAATACAAAAAAGGCAATAGTCATGGGATCTCTCAGGGACCATCCGGAATATGCCATTTCTATTAAGGGGAATGTCAGAAGTGAGACCCATGAAACAAGAAGAATGGAACCCAAATAATCAAACTTTCCACGCAAACTGGGTTTTAGTGGGCTCAGTAAAAACCATACAAGAATGAAAGAGACTATGCCGAACGGAATATTCACATAAAAAACCCATCTCCAGCTTGTCGTATCAACGATGAATGCTCCAATTTCAGGGCCAGCCACAATGGCAATCCCAATGAAGCTGGTTACAGCACCAGTCAGTTTAGCCCGTGCACTTGGAGGTAGAACCACTGCAATCACTGCGAGTCCTACGGGCAGAAATCCACCGCTTCCAAGACCCTGAACTGCCCTGAACCCAATCAATTCTGGTAGATTCTGACTCAATCCTGCCAAGATTGAACCTATGATGAAGATAACTAATGTTGCCAGAAGAATTATTCTCTTACTGAAGTGGTCGGAAAGTTTCCCAAATATAACCATCCCGATCGCGGATGAAGTAATATAAGCATCAATCAGGAAAGCAAGACCATTGGGCTGGTGTAACGCGCCAACTATGGCTGGCATTGCGGTTGTTACAATAAGATTGTCGAGAGCACCCATTAGCACCCCCATTACAATTGCGACCGTTATTAGATAAGGGTGACTTGTGGATTGCATTCTTTTATTAATTTCGTTACCTCGATTCTCATCAAGAGACACTTATTCACTATCCGTTTTCTCCAGATTGCCCAGTACCTTTACCATAGTTGAAATAATTCTAGAGAATGCACTCATATCTTCAATATTTAGTGACTTCTCAAGTTTCTCTGTCATTGACTGTTGCATTTTCTGATACTTCAGAAGCCTCTCTTTTCCATTTTCTGAGATTGATATCTCAACTTTCCTCCTGTCTTTGTCGCTTCTGATCCTATATATATAATTTAATGCAATCAATCCATCTAGTAGATCAGTGATACTAGGGAGGGTCGTCCCTGAATAGGAAGATATCTCTTTGGGGGAGATTTCTTTTCGCATAGATATCACTTGCAATGCCCACGCCTGCGGTAATGTAAGTTGTGCCTTTCTCGCATTTATCTTGGAAATTTTCGTGAATTTTGATATCAGCGTTCCAAAATCTGTCCAAACTCCCTCAAAACTTTCAACTCTGTTGTTGAATAACTTATCCTGCCCCTTTCTTGACATATTAGGTAACCTAATAGTTAGGTATCCTAAATATATTTCTATTCACGACAAACCTTACTTTTATATAGAACTGGAAAAGCGAAACTGAAAATTGGTTTCTTCTTGTTTTTTTAAGAATAACCGGATATTCAGATCCGCATAGTATCAGTTCTGAAGTCCAATTTCAATCCAATCATTTGAAGTATTTCTACTCCAATTATGGCTGGAAAATCTATATTTTCGAGAATTATGAATTCCGGTTCAGAAACGATAACCCCGTTCAGTTTTAGATTCTCGAATGTCAGGGAACCGTGCAATTCTCTGATGGACAACCCTGGAATTGAAACGGGAATTTCACCGTAAGATACAAATCCAAGTTGTTCTGGCCTGATTCCATTGGGCAATACAACACCGATATAGTTCCCTTCAGCTCCAGAATCTATCAAAGCGGAGACTTTGACACTCTTGATTGTGCCCTTTATTTCAATCTAATCGATGATCAATCCCATGTGAAAAAGCGTCCTTATGTTGGGTTCTCTTTGAACGCCTCAACTTTTCTGGTGGTATCATTGATTACCAATGCAGCAATTATACCTGTCTTTTGCTTCTTATCTCCAACTTCTATGTCTCTTGAATAGACAACAACAACACTCCAATAACCCTGATTGAATTTTGCGGATGCAATTCAACGGTGAGTCTCACATCTTTAATGTCCATCTGGATTTCTTGATCCATAGCATACATATTATAGTAGGTTTAATAAACATTGTTTTGGATTCCAATCAATAGATTTTCTCTTGAAAATACAATACGAGAGCAAGGTTGTAAGTTTTGAAAAATATAATTATATTTCAATCATTATATTTATGGGCTCGACCGGATTCGAACCGGTGACCTCCTCCGTGTCAGGGAGACATCATACCGCTAGACTACGAGCCCGATAGATTATTTAACGCTACCGTTTATCATTGGTTCGTATATAATGATTATTTCTGCAAACACTTGATTATGAAGTCCTATCCAATAACAGGAAATTGGAAGGAGATGAGAATCAGAATTATGTTATGAGAACATGAATTCAAATTTCCAAAGTGAATCTTAAGCTTTGGTGGTTGATTCGCAACAGCACGGATTTTGTTCTTCTCGGAGTTGGAAATTATTGATAAGAGAAAAATCAGCAATGTTGATAGTTCACTGGAAAGCAAAAAAAGTTAAAAGCAGAATTATAATAGCGATCAATGGGCATAAAAGCTGTTGTAATGGCTGGAGGCAAAGGGACACGCCTCAGACCGATAACTTATTCTATTCCAAAACCACTTGTCCCTATAGCTGGTAAACCGTGCATAAATTACATTCTTGATTCTTTTTACAATATAGACGTGCGTAACGTCATTGTAACCACCGGTTACAAGTATGATTCGCTCATCAATGGCATAATGAAGGCCAAGCATCAGGATCAGAATATCTTGTTCTCCGTTGAACTTGAAGCAGCAGGTACAGCGGGCAGTGTTAAATTGGTGTCAAGGTTTCTGGATGACACATTCCTTGTCGGAAGCGGGGACATCCTGATGGATTTCCGGTTAAAGAAGATGCTTGACTTTCACAAGAAGAATGGTGCAAAGGTAACAGTCGCGCTCACAACAGTGGAGGATCCGAGCCAGTTTGGTATTGTTGAATTGCGCGATGACAAGATTATGAGATTCCAGGAAAAGCCAAAGGCAGGCGAAGCATTCTCCAATCTTGTTAATGCAGGCCTATACATAATTGAACCGGAGATAATGGATCTCGTTCCTCGTGGAGTACCATATGATTTCGCTAAGGATTTATTCCCTAAGCTACTTAGCAGCGGGGTCGATATTTACGGTTATAGAGGGGAAGGAACATGGTTGGATACCGGAAGACCGAATGACATGATAAGGGCAAATCAGTTAATGACAGAAAAGTACGGTCTGGAATTTAACAATCCCAATCTATCTGGTCATTTGATAATGAACACGATATATGGGAAACTCAGTGCCTCCTCAATTGTTGGGCCTTCTTATATCGGTTACGGCGTCACTCTGGGAAATAATTGCAGGGTTTCCGGATCAGCTATATATGATGGGGTAGAGGTTGGAGATGACGTAATTATAGAAAACTCAATCTTAATGGACGGCGTAAAAGTCATGGGCTCATCCAAGGTTATAAATTCAGTGGTGATGAACGGCACTTCGTTAGGTAAGATGTGTGAAATTCATGACAGTGTGCTTGCACCGAGGATGAACCTGCAAGAAAACTCGAGAGTTTATAACCTTGCTTTATCACCAGAAACGCCAGAGGATTAACATCAAGAACAAAATTAAGAGACCAGAGATCAGGAAAATCAGCATGATCCTCTTGCCAAAGCCCAAAACAATGGGGAAAAAACCTAATAATATCACAGTCTTGAATCTCGTTTCAGGAATACTGTTTTCGCTCTGTGGTTGCTGGTGCTCCATCGGGGTCGTGAAACGGCTAGAAAGGTATAATGAAAGTACGAAAAAAATACCGAAAACTATCAAGGCTACGCCGATGATCCCCATAAAATACCTCGCTATGGCCGGATTCATCATGTAGAGCCTAAATAACCCGAATCCAGAAAACAAAATTGTGCCTATGGACAACAGCCAAAGTGACAAATTTATTATTAGGAAGCGGCCTTTAATCATACGTTTAGAGGAAACCCGCCTTTTGTAAAACGAGAAGGTCTTCAGTGGTTAACTGTTCGCCATTCTTAAAACGGTCAAACAGGGTAGAAGCCTTCTTTTGCAGTTCCCCTTCTTTTTCTTTCTTTTTTGTAGCCTTAGCCTTCGTCCTTAGTGTAGAAATAACTTTCTCCAGGTCCCTTAGGTCATTCTTTGCCTTAATGAATTCTTCATGTTCTTTCGTTGACTCTTGACTGAATTTAATAAATTGTTCGTGAAGCTCATCAGCCTGTTTCCTTGTCTCATCAATGTTCGTGAGCTGTTCATTGATTTCCTCGCTAAGTGCCGTAATTGCTGTAGAAATATTGTCAATCTCTTTTTTCTTCGCTTCTGCCAACTTTCTCGTTTCAGAAATCTTATCTATTAATTCTTTTGTCGACTTGTTTGAGCTCAGCTCTTTCTCTCTCATTTCCTTGAGTTTTATTATCTCGTTGTTGAGTTTTCTAATTTCAGAGACTACCTTTTGTTCCTCTTTCTTTTCTAGCAAGGTCGTTTGCTGCTTTGTTTCAAGCCTCTTCAATTCCTTTTCCTTAAATCTCAATGTCTGCCGATCGATACCCTTAACGTCTATCTCATCCCTGAGCTTAGCATATTCTCGTTTCAAGTCCGAAAGAATCTTGTATAAATCTTCCTTCTCAGTTCTTAGTTTTTGTACTTGCTCAATTAAATTATTCTTCTCGGCAATTTTCTTCTTTGCCTCTTCTCGCATTTCGTGGACTTTATCATTAAGAATATCTCTCTGCTCGGCAAACTTATGGCTCTCAGCTGCAGCCTCATCTCTCATTTTAATATGCTCTTCAACTTGTTCCCTAATTGCAGCATGTTTTTGATCAAATTCTTCAAGAAGTTCTGTCATTTTAATCCGTCACAGAAGTAAAATCTGCATAGCCGAATCAAATAAATACCTTTCGCAATAAAATCTTCGTTTTGTCAAATTTCTAAAACGTCTGGTAAAATCTTCAATTTACGGTTGCTGCGATTATTTCGTTGGAAAAATTGGCTCAAATTGTATATTTTACACTCAGACTATCAGTGTTTCTGACATTTATAGCCAGATGAACGAGAGGGTTCTAATTTATATCAAATGATGCCTAAGCAGGGAAACAGAAATAAGTGTCGCACGGTAGTAAATCAAAAGAATTATTTGTAAAGTAATAATGCGAAAGGGAGTTGAAAGGACGTAAAATTATTCAGGTTATCGGGACTTCATCGGATTCCGGAAAAAGCACTATAACAATGGCACTTTGCAGGGCGTTGTCCGATCTTGGCATAAGGGTATATCCATTCAAATCTGTTAACATGTCGCTGAACTCAATATCCGTTCAGGGCGAGTTTGAAATATCTCGGTCGCAGTGGCTACAGGCTATTGCCTCACGTGTCAAGCCTATCCCAGAAATTAATCCTATACTCATCAAGCCAGAAGGAGGCATGAAATCACAGATCATTAGCATGGGGAAGTCTCTTGGTAAGTTGTCTTACGCCGAGTACGGAAAATTTCTTAGGGAACAAGGAAAATCTATTATACGCCAGAGCTTGGATAAGCTCCTGGAATTGAGTGACGTTGTTATCGCTGAAGGCGCAGGATCTGCAGCTGAAATAAATCTCTACGAGAGAGACCTTGCTAACGACTTCGTATCTAGTATCTATAACACGCCAATGATCTTGGTATCCGACATCGAAAGGGGGGGCGCTTTTTCTTCTATTTATGGTGTAGTCAAACTTATGCAGAGACCAGAATTGCTAAGATGGATAGTTATAAACAAGATGCGTGGAGACAAGTCTCTGCTTAAGGACGGGATCAGGAAAATTGAGGACCTGACGGGGAAAAAATTGATAGCTGTGATTCCGTATATGGATTTCACGTTGCCCGGAGAGGATTCGCTTGACTATGCAAAGACGAAGTTACACGGGACAAAAGTGTGCGTAGTAAAGTATCCACACATGGAAAACTACAGCGATGTTGATCCGTTTTATATTTCTGGTGTTGGAATCAACATAATTGACCAAAGGAACGTGAATGATCTAAAGGTGTGTGATGCCATCATTTTGCCCGGATCAAAAAATGTTGAAGCCGATCTTAGGTTTATGAGGGAAACAGGCATAGATCAGCAGATAATTGATGCCGGTTCCGAGGGCAAAAAAATACTCGGAATCTGTGGTGGGTACCAGATGCTTGGTAACGAAATCATTGATAAAGGTGGTGTGGAATTGAAGAATGCAAGTATCAGGGGATTGGGTCTTCTAAACTGCAAAACTATATACGTCGAAAAAAAGAGCGTCAGGAATGTCAGTTACCGGCCTCAGAATGAATTCTTCAAGAGTGAAAAGAAGATGAATGGCTACGAGATACATTACGGTCAGGTTGCAACCAAGGAAACCCCAGCCTTTTTAATCGAGGGACAAGGCGAGGGTTCTATCAGCATTAACGGGAATATCATCGGGACAAATATCCATGGAGCACTTGAGCATCCTGTTGTCTTATCATACATTCTAGGCATGAAGCAGAATTTTGATTTCATGGGTCTTGTTGAGGAAAACATAAAAATGTTCACAAAACACTTCATGCAAAACGCAGACCTCACAGAGATTCTTGAATATATTCATGAAGATTGAATGACCCGAAACAAAGGAATCGAAACATGTTTAAGCCTCAAAGATCTGGGCTCGATGCTTAGGCAATTCCTAAGGCATTCCAGATTTCCTGGTTAATGGCTTTTGTAGAAGCAACAGGATCCGATGACCCGTATACCCCCCTTCCAACAATGATGTAATCTGCTCCAGCCTCCATCGCCTCCGCCGCCGATCCACCCTGGGCTCCAACCCCTGGCGCTGCTATTTTTACCTCTGGAGCAAGATCCCTGATTTCCCTTAGCATCTTATAATTGTTTCCGGGTGCGATCATCCCATAAACTCCACAATCGATCGAGGTTTTGACAAGGTCATGAACGTGTTCCTTCATGAACTCAGAATATCCAGGATGGCTCATTGCGACCACTGAGAAAACCTTCATATTTCCAGCGGCTTCAACTACCGCTGAAAGTGAATCTCTGCCAAGGAAGGAATGGCTTATTATACCCCATGCACCAGCGTTCTCGACTCTGTTGGCTATATTTGAATTCGTATACGGGATATCTGCAACCTTGAAGTCGCATAAAACATTAGTTATTTTGGAAAGTTCTGTTACGATAGAAATGCCCTTATCCATTACGGTTATCCATTGTAACTTTACAGCAAATATATCCTCTGAGATTTTCTTTGCGATTTGCAATACTTGTTTACTGTCCGCCAGATCAAGTGCAACTATAAGCCTGGAATCCATATATGACTTGATGTCGCGCCTTTTATAATACTTTTCTAGTCGTATGAAATAAGTTAAAGAACAGAGGTATATCGATAATTATTCTGTTTTAGAAATTTCTAACAGAGTTATCATTAAAAGATAAAAAAATTAAGTTTGGAGGACATTATTGGAGATATTTATTTGACGAATTCCACGGAACTT is a window of Thermoplasmatales archaeon DNA encoding:
- the pyrF gene encoding orotidine-5'-phosphate decarboxylase, producing the protein MDSRLIVALDLADSKQVLQIAKKISEDIFAVKLQWITVMDKGISIVTELSKITNVLCDFKVADIPYTNSNIANRVENAGAWGIISHSFLGRDSLSAVVEAAGNMKVFSVVAMSHPGYSEFMKEHVHDLVKTSIDCGVYGMIAPGNNYKMLREIRDLAPEVKIAAPGVGAQGGSAAEAMEAGADYIIVGRGVYGSSDPVASTKAINQEIWNALGIA
- a CDS encoding cobyric acid synthase; its protein translation is MKGRKIIQVIGTSSDSGKSTITMALCRALSDLGIRVYPFKSVNMSLNSISVQGEFEISRSQWLQAIASRVKPIPEINPILIKPEGGMKSQIISMGKSLGKLSYAEYGKFLREQGKSIIRQSLDKLLELSDVVIAEGAGSAAEINLYERDLANDFVSSIYNTPMILVSDIERGGAFSSIYGVVKLMQRPELLRWIVINKMRGDKSLLKDGIRKIEDLTGKKLIAVIPYMDFTLPGEDSLDYAKTKLHGTKVCVVKYPHMENYSDVDPFYISGVGINIIDQRNVNDLKVCDAIILPGSKNVEADLRFMRETGIDQQIIDAGSEGKKILGICGGYQMLGNEIIDKGGVELKNASIRGLGLLNCKTIYVEKKSVRNVSYRPQNEFFKSEKKMNGYEIHYGQVATKETPAFLIEGQGEGSISINGNIIGTNIHGALEHPVVLSYILGMKQNFDFMGLVEENIKMFTKHFMQNADLTEILEYIHED
- a CDS encoding NDP-sugar synthase, whose translation is MGIKAVVMAGGKGTRLRPITYSIPKPLVPIAGKPCINYILDSFYNIDVRNVIVTTGYKYDSLINGIMKAKHQDQNILFSVELEAAGTAGSVKLVSRFLDDTFLVGSGDILMDFRLKKMLDFHKKNGAKVTVALTTVEDPSQFGIVELRDDKIMRFQEKPKAGEAFSNLVNAGLYIIEPEIMDLVPRGVPYDFAKDLFPKLLSSGVDIYGYRGEGTWLDTGRPNDMIRANQLMTEKYGLEFNNPNLSGHLIMNTIYGKLSASSIVGPSYIGYGVTLGNNCRVSGSAIYDGVEVGDDVIIENSILMDGVKVMGSSKVINSVVMNGTSLGKMCEIHDSVLAPRMNLQENSRVYNLALSPETPED
- a CDS encoding phosphoserine phosphatase, whose protein sequence is MTELLEEFDQKHAAIREQVEEHIKMRDEAAAESHKFAEQRDILNDKVHEMREEAKKKIAEKNNLIEQVQKLRTEKEDLYKILSDLKREYAKLRDEIDVKGIDRQTLRFKEKELKRLETKQQTTLLEKKEEQKVVSEIRKLNNEIIKLKEMREKELSSNKSTKELIDKISETRKLAEAKKKEIDNISTAITALSEEINEQLTNIDETRKQADELHEQFIKFSQESTKEHEEFIKAKNDLRDLEKVISTLRTKAKATKKKEKEGELQKKASTLFDRFKNGEQLTTEDLLVLQKAGFL